In the Granulosicoccus antarcticus IMCC3135 genome, CATGCGGGCAGTGTTACTGATACAGGTGGGGCGATCTTCATATCGCTAGCACTAATATTGCAATCAGTTTTCGTGTTTGGCAGTGCCATGGCAGCTATCAAGGTGTTGCTGATCATGTTCTTCACGCTATTCACTGCACCGACAGCGTCGCACGCGTTGGCAAAGACCGCTTTGTTGAGTGGACTGGTACCGGTAGACATAGATGGCAAGCCCATCCTCGATTCACCCGAAGAGGCAACCTTGATGGCCCGTTCGCGAACAGCAGACTACCAATCGGGTCAGGATGCTGAAGTCATACTCGAAGAGACGCGCAAACACAGAAAGACGCGCTCGTCTCATTCAGATGGAGGTAACAGCTGATGGATACCTTCATCATTATTGTCCTGCTGACGTTTCTGGCTATTATCGCCATTGGCATCATCGTTTTGCGTGATCTGCTCGGGGCCGTTATCTTGCTCGGTGCATATAGTCTGACGGCTGCGAGTGCCTTCGTTGTCATGGATGCCGTGGATGTGGCCTTTACCGAGGCGGCGGTCGGTTCGGGGGTCTCCACGATCCTGTTCCTGGGCGCCTTGTCGTTTACCAAACATGAGCAGAAGCCACGCGGTCACGATAGTTGGCTGGCGCTGGTTTTTGTCGTGGTCACTGGTGGACTTTTGATATACGGCACCCTGGATATGCCGCACTTTGGTAGTGCAATCTCGGCGGCGCAGACTCATCCGGATCTGGCTGTGCGTTTTCTTGAGCAATCAGGTGCCGAAGTGGGTCCACCAAACATTGTCACCTCCGTACTGGCCAGCTACCGGGGTTACGACACCCTGGGTGAAACCCTGGTGGTCTTCGCTGCCGGAGTTGCGGTGCTCAGTCTGCTGGGTCTCAAGCGCCGACGCCCTGAAGATGACGCCCCCGAACATGCTCCCGGCGACACGCCAGCCCCTGACTCTGACGATTTTCTCGCAGAAAGGGCTGAGTAACTCTAACAAGGTTAATACAGAGCAACACTCGTGAAACTTTATCCTCGACAGCGCCATCGTGTACTGCAGGTAGTGACCAAACTGGTCATACCGTTCGTGCTCATGTTTGGCCTCTATGTTCAATTCCACGGGGACTATGGTCCTGGTGGTGGTTTTCAGGCAGGCGTGATTTTCGCCAGTGCCTTTATTCTGCATGGGTTGATTTTCGGCCTGCAGAGAACCCGCGCCGTACTTTCGCCGACTGTCCTGCGCTTCATGATGGCATCCGGTGTCCTGTTGTATGCCGGAACGGGGTTGGTCACCATGTTGTTCGGCGGCACCTTGCTCGACTACGACGTGCTGGCTCACGATCCCTTGCACGGACAGCACTGGGGAATTTTTGCTGTTGAGCTGGGTGTGGGTATTACCGTGACGGCTGTCATGGTGACCCTGTTTTACGGATTCGCCAGCAAACGATGAGTAATCTTATCGGACTCTACAGCTACTGGATTGTCATTGTGCTGATGATGGCAGGCCTGTACATCATGATTGCACGCTACAACCTGGTTAAGAAAATCATCGGTCTGGGTTTGTTTCAGACATCCATCTTCTACTTGTACATCACGATGGGCAAGGTTGATGGCGGCACGGCTCCCATACTGATGGACGAGCCAGGAGTCGTGTACAGCAACCCGCTGCCACATGTACTTATTCTGACGGCAATTGTGGTGGGAGTAGCCACCACGGCTGTTGCGTTGGCACTGATCGTACGTATTTACGAAGCGTACGGAACCATTGAGGAAGATGAGATTAAAGTCATCGAAGCCGCGGAGCCAGACGCTTGACTATCGAACAGTTACCCGCGCTGCAGATCATGGTCACCCTGGTCGCAGCCCCGATTTGCGTCATGGTCCGCAATCCCAGGGGAGCCTGGGCTATTGCCATGGTTGCCAATGCGTTTGTCTTCATCAACGCCATTCTGTTATTGAATCAGGTGCTCGACACCGGTGTCATCCGCTATGCGCTGGGTGGCTGGGCAGCCCCTACAGGTATTGAATACTATATAGATGCCATGAACGCGGCCATGCTGGTGCTGATATCCGGCATCAGTGCGCTGGTACTGAGCTATGCCTACCGCAGCGTGGGCAAGGTCGTACCGCTGGGCAAGCAGTACCTGTTTTATTCCGCCTGGATGATGTGTGTCACCGGACTGATGGGTATCGTGATAACCGGTGATGCATTCAATGTGTTTGTCTTCCTGGAAATCAGCTCTCTGGCCATGTATACGCTGATCTCCTTCGGGCAGGACAAGCGGGCGCTGACGGCCAGCTTTCGCTATCTGGTGCTGGGCAGTGTCGGAGCATCCTTCATTCTTATCGGGATCGGCTTTTTGTACGCCGCCACCGGCACGCTGAACATGATTGATCTTGCTGCACGCATTCCCGAGAGCGAATCGCAGCGAGCCGTGCTGGTTGCCTTCAGCTTCATTACTCTGGGTGTGCTCATCAAGTCGGCGGTGTTTCCTCTGCATGCCTGGCTGCCAAACTCCTATACTTACGCACCCATTGCTGCGACAGCTTTTCTGGCGGGTACCGCCACGAAGGTCTCTCTCTATATTTTACTGAGGTTCTTTTTCAGTATCTTTGGCACGCAGTACAGCTTCGGTCAGCATCTGCTCAACGGTGTGTTACTGCCAGCAGCAGTGGCAGGTTTTGTCCTGATGTCGCTGGTCGCGATGTTCCAGACAGATCTGCGACGCATGCTTGCCTATTCAAGTGTCGCCCAGATCGGGTACATGGTGGCAGGCTTCTCTCTGGCAACCCAGGCAGGCCTGACAGCTGGGATCGTGCACGTCATCAATCATGCAATGGTCAAGACGAGCCTGTTCATGGCGGTGGGTTGCATCCTTTATCAAGTCGGACACACGCATACACCGTCGCTGGACAATCTGATGAAGAAAATGCCCTTTACGTGCGTGGCTTTCATCATCTCTGGCCTGGGGTTGATCGGTGTGCCTCTGACCGTCGGCTTCGTCAGCAAGTTCACGCTGATTGAGGCTTCCATGGAGAAGGGCTGGTGGGGCATTGCTGCCCTGATTCTGATCAGTTCTCTGATGGCGGTGATCTATATCGGTCGCGTCATCGAGGTCATGCTGTTTCGCAAGTCACGGGAAGGCGCGCCAGAGTCGACGACCGGCATGAGTGAGGCACCGTTAAGTATGCTGGTGCCCATGTATGTGCTGGTAATAGTCGGTCTCTATTTCGGTATCAACGGCGGTGCCACTCTTGAGGTGGCTGGACAGGCTGCCTCTCAGCTACTCGGTGGTTTTCGATGAATCCGCTCTGGACACTGTTGCCGCCTCTGGCGGTTATCCCTTTCATCATCTATTTCGGTGAAGGGCGCA is a window encoding:
- the mnhG gene encoding monovalent cation/H(+) antiporter subunit G — translated: MIDWIVWSVSWVLLLIGCVFVVTGAVGMIRMPDLYTRLHAGSVTDTGGAIFISLALILQSVFVFGSAMAAIKVLLIMFFTLFTAPTASHALAKTALLSGLVPVDIDGKPILDSPEEATLMARSRTADYQSGQDAEVILEETRKHRKTRSSHSDGGNS
- a CDS encoding DUF4040 domain-containing protein, whose protein sequence is MDTFIIIVLLTFLAIIAIGIIVLRDLLGAVILLGAYSLTAASAFVVMDAVDVAFTEAAVGSGVSTILFLGALSFTKHEQKPRGHDSWLALVFVVVTGGLLIYGTLDMPHFGSAISAAQTHPDLAVRFLEQSGAEVGPPNIVTSVLASYRGYDTLGETLVVFAAGVAVLSLLGLKRRRPEDDAPEHAPGDTPAPDSDDFLAERAE
- a CDS encoding Na(+)/H(+) antiporter subunit B, whose product is MKLYPRQRHRVLQVVTKLVIPFVLMFGLYVQFHGDYGPGGGFQAGVIFASAFILHGLIFGLQRTRAVLSPTVLRFMMASGVLLYAGTGLVTMLFGGTLLDYDVLAHDPLHGQHWGIFAVELGVGITVTAVMVTLFYGFASKR
- a CDS encoding cation:proton antiporter subunit C; the encoded protein is MSNLIGLYSYWIVIVLMMAGLYIMIARYNLVKKIIGLGLFQTSIFYLYITMGKVDGGTAPILMDEPGVVYSNPLPHVLILTAIVVGVATTAVALALIVRIYEAYGTIEEDEIKVIEAAEPDA
- a CDS encoding monovalent cation/H+ antiporter subunit D family protein translates to MTIEQLPALQIMVTLVAAPICVMVRNPRGAWAIAMVANAFVFINAILLLNQVLDTGVIRYALGGWAAPTGIEYYIDAMNAAMLVLISGISALVLSYAYRSVGKVVPLGKQYLFYSAWMMCVTGLMGIVITGDAFNVFVFLEISSLAMYTLISFGQDKRALTASFRYLVLGSVGASFILIGIGFLYAATGTLNMIDLAARIPESESQRAVLVAFSFITLGVLIKSAVFPLHAWLPNSYTYAPIAATAFLAGTATKVSLYILLRFFFSIFGTQYSFGQHLLNGVLLPAAVAGFVLMSLVAMFQTDLRRMLAYSSVAQIGYMVAGFSLATQAGLTAGIVHVINHAMVKTSLFMAVGCILYQVGHTHTPSLDNLMKKMPFTCVAFIISGLGLIGVPLTVGFVSKFTLIEASMEKGWWGIAALILISSLMAVIYIGRVIEVMLFRKSREGAPESTTGMSEAPLSMLVPMYVLVIVGLYFGINGGATLEVAGQAASQLLGGFR